From a region of the Marmota flaviventris isolate mMarFla1 chromosome 13, mMarFla1.hap1, whole genome shotgun sequence genome:
- the Pdcl gene encoding phosducin-like protein isoform X2 — protein MTTLDDKLLGEKLQYYYSSSEDEDSDHEDKDRGRGAPASSSMPVEAELAGEGISVNTGPKGVINDWRRYKQLETEQREEQCREMERLIKKLSMTCRSHLDEEEEQQKQKDLQEKISGKMTLKEFAMMNEDQDDEEFLQQYRKQRMEEMRQQLHKGPQFKQVFEIPSGEGFLDMIDKEQKSTLIMVHIYEDGIPGTEAMNGCMICLAGEYPAVKFCRVKSSVIGASSRFTRNALPALLIYKGGELIGNFVRITDQLGEDFFAVDLEAFLQEFGLLPEKEVLVLTSVRNSATCHSEDSDLEID, from the exons ATGACAACCCTGGATGACAAGTTGCTGGGGGAGAAACTGCAGTACTACTACAGCAGCAGTGAGGATGAGGACAGTGACCATGAAGACAAGGACAGAGGCAGGGGTGCCCCAGCCAGCAGTTCCATGCCTGTGGAGGCTGAGCTGGCAGGTGAAGGCATCTCAGTTAATACAG GTCCAAAAGGTGTGATCAATGACTGGCGCCGCTACAAGCAATTGGAAACTGAGCAGAGAGAGGAGCAGTGCCGGGAGATGGAAAGGCTGATCAAGAAGCTGTCTATGACCTGCAGGTCCCATTTGGATGAAGAAGAGGAGCAACAGAAACAGAAGGACCTCCAGGAAAAGATCAGTGGGAAG ATGACTCTGAAGGAGTTTGCCATGATGAATGAGGACCAAGATGATGAAGAATTTCTGCAGCAGTACCGGAAACAGAGGATGGAAGAAATGCGGCAGCAGCTCCACAAGGGGCCCCAGTTCAAACAGGTTTTTGAAATCCCTAGTGGAGAAGGGTTTTTAGACATGATagataaagaacagaaaagcaCCCTCATCATGGTCCATATTTATGAGGATGGCATTCCAGGGACTGAAGCCATGAATGGCTGCATGATCTGCCTGGCTGGGGAGTACCCAGCTGTCAAATTCTGTCGGGTGAAGAGCTCGGTCATTGGGGCCAGCAGTCGGTTTACCCGGAATGCCCTTCCTGCCCTGCTGATCTACAAGGGGGGTGAATTGATTGGCAATTTTGTGCGCATCACTGACCAGCTGGGGGAAGATTTCTTTGCTGTGGACCTTGAAGCTTTTCTACAGGAATTTGGATTACTCCCCGAAAAGGAAGTCTTGGTGCTGACATCTGTGCGTAACTCTGCCACCTGTCACAGTGAAGACAGCGATCTGGAAATAGATTGA
- the Pdcl gene encoding phosducin-like protein isoform X1 → MSGCFEEEILKGIMTTLDDKLLGEKLQYYYSSSEDEDSDHEDKDRGRGAPASSSMPVEAELAGEGISVNTGPKGVINDWRRYKQLETEQREEQCREMERLIKKLSMTCRSHLDEEEEQQKQKDLQEKISGKMTLKEFAMMNEDQDDEEFLQQYRKQRMEEMRQQLHKGPQFKQVFEIPSGEGFLDMIDKEQKSTLIMVHIYEDGIPGTEAMNGCMICLAGEYPAVKFCRVKSSVIGASSRFTRNALPALLIYKGGELIGNFVRITDQLGEDFFAVDLEAFLQEFGLLPEKEVLVLTSVRNSATCHSEDSDLEID, encoded by the exons ATGTCGGGATGCTTTGAGGAAGAAATACTAAAGG GCATCATGACAACCCTGGATGACAAGTTGCTGGGGGAGAAACTGCAGTACTACTACAGCAGCAGTGAGGATGAGGACAGTGACCATGAAGACAAGGACAGAGGCAGGGGTGCCCCAGCCAGCAGTTCCATGCCTGTGGAGGCTGAGCTGGCAGGTGAAGGCATCTCAGTTAATACAG GTCCAAAAGGTGTGATCAATGACTGGCGCCGCTACAAGCAATTGGAAACTGAGCAGAGAGAGGAGCAGTGCCGGGAGATGGAAAGGCTGATCAAGAAGCTGTCTATGACCTGCAGGTCCCATTTGGATGAAGAAGAGGAGCAACAGAAACAGAAGGACCTCCAGGAAAAGATCAGTGGGAAG ATGACTCTGAAGGAGTTTGCCATGATGAATGAGGACCAAGATGATGAAGAATTTCTGCAGCAGTACCGGAAACAGAGGATGGAAGAAATGCGGCAGCAGCTCCACAAGGGGCCCCAGTTCAAACAGGTTTTTGAAATCCCTAGTGGAGAAGGGTTTTTAGACATGATagataaagaacagaaaagcaCCCTCATCATGGTCCATATTTATGAGGATGGCATTCCAGGGACTGAAGCCATGAATGGCTGCATGATCTGCCTGGCTGGGGAGTACCCAGCTGTCAAATTCTGTCGGGTGAAGAGCTCGGTCATTGGGGCCAGCAGTCGGTTTACCCGGAATGCCCTTCCTGCCCTGCTGATCTACAAGGGGGGTGAATTGATTGGCAATTTTGTGCGCATCACTGACCAGCTGGGGGAAGATTTCTTTGCTGTGGACCTTGAAGCTTTTCTACAGGAATTTGGATTACTCCCCGAAAAGGAAGTCTTGGTGCTGACATCTGTGCGTAACTCTGCCACCTGTCACAGTGAAGACAGCGATCTGGAAATAGATTGA